Genomic DNA from Brienomyrus brachyistius isolate T26 chromosome 22, BBRACH_0.4, whole genome shotgun sequence:
CACTCCATCCGCTGCATGGCCGTGGTACACGACAGGGTGTGGTGTGGCTACAAGAACAAGATCCATGTCATCCAGCCGAAGACGATGCAGATTGAGGTGAAGCAGCAACATGAAGAGAAGTAGTCACTTCGCTCTTGTGCAGTGTCTGTGTATGCCAGCTTGCTCACCCTGACCCTTACTTTATGTCTTCAGAAGTCGTTCGAAGCGCATCCCCGCAGGGAGAGCCAGGTACGGCAGCTGGCGTGGATTGGAGACGGCGTGTGGGTCTCCATCCGCCTGGATTCCACGCTGAGGCTGTACCACGCGCTCACTCACCAGCACCTGCAGGATGTCGACATTGAGCCCTACGTCAGCAAGATGTTAGGTAAGGAGACGGGTATTTAAACCAGAAGCTAGTCTTAGGCAGTGTGCCAGAATGACGGTATatggtattatttaaaaataaaatactaacACAAATACAGATGCTTTTCTTTCTGTTAAACCGATACAGAGATGCTGTATTGAGGCGATGCAGTGCACAGCGTTAGCAGTGATTAGAGCCTCACTTAAGTTAGACTGTCTGTGATTCCGGAGTTTACAGAAACCTacatgatttatttttattaaaatgccGTCATATTCTGTATACAGGGGTGAAATATCTAGAAGGTATGATGGTATGAAAATATAGACACCGCCCAAGCCTACCAGCAGACCGATCTGCATTTTTCTCAGGCAGTTAACCCttaatgcagtggttctcaaagtcggtcctcgggccccactgccctgcttgttttcctgctatccctgccacacgcacaagtcccagctgcctttcagcttctgattgacagatcacacctgatccaggtaatcagcagtgtgtggggcagggatagctggaaaacaagcagggcagtggggcccgaggaccgactttgagaaccactggcctAATGTGTCTGTACCCACTGTATGTATTTCAACTCTGACAACTATAGACAAATTCCCTGCGTGTGTGAACGTACTTGGCCTAATAAACCAGACTCTGATTCTGACTCCTTTCCTTGTTTGGCAGGTACTGGCAAGCTGGGCTTCTCATTCGTCCGAATCACTGCTCTCCTGATTGGAGGAAACCGGCTGTGGGTGGGGACAGGCAATGGTGTCATCATTTCCATCCCGCTGACTGAAAGTGAGTTTTCCTGTAGTGTGTGCAGGGCCTCTTGGACATTAAAATGAACATCATAAAAGCTTAAGTTTCACAGGCCCTGCAATCACCGGTTCTGCCCTTTCCGGCTGTTCTTTTGAACCCCCTTCTTTAACGAATGCGTTCTCCTTCTCTGTGTTATTCTCCGTCTCCCTTTTTCCGGTGATCGTTCCTTTGCCTCCCTTCACCCTTCAAATTCTCTATCCCTGGCACCCATACCCTTCTCTCCTTCTTCCTGAAGCTGTCGTCCTGCACCGAGGGCAGCTCCTTGGTTTGAGGGGTAAGTCGAAGCTTCCTCCAACCCTCTTTTTCCGATTGGCCACTTTCCACATGCGCATCCAAACATCCTTTTCCGATTGGCCGTTTTCCACATGCGTGTCCAAATGTCCTTTTCCGATTGGCCGCTTTTCAAGTGTTTCTCGTCCTCATTTGCCAGCATTCTCGCCTCCGCATATTGCCTAATAATCATGATAGGATGTTTTGCTGAGGTTCCCTATGCAGTGACGAACCCCTCTGATTTGTAATCGGCTGCAAGTTCCACAGGTTGCTGGTTTGTAGTAAATGCAGACCGAGGGACAAAGCTGATTGGAATGTAAATAGCCCATCTGCATACAGGTCTGGTCTCTCCATCAGTACCAgacatgtataaagtaaaaagtGCAGAGAGGCACCTTCAAAGGGAGCCCCGTCACTCCCGCTGCCTGCCACCCCTCCTGGGACGTCTGCACCTGCTTGCATGCTCCTGGCTCTCTGTCCCCTTGCCAATCACAGCTCTACTGTCGCCCCTCAGCCAACAAGGTGTCCCCGACCTCCAGCGGGGGGATCATCCACGTGTACGCTGACGACGGCTCAGACAAGAACAGCGGGAGCTTCATCCCCTACTGCTCCATGGCCCAGGCACAGCTCTGCTTCCACGGCCATCGCGACGCCGTCAAGTTCTTTGTCTCTGTGCCAGGTGAGTCCCACAGCACCCCTGCCTCACACGACTAACCAGAGTGCATAGACATCCGCTCTATAAAGAGATGGAGGAAGTCATTGCAAGCTTTAAATCTGTGCGTCTGTCCTGAACTCTTCAGGAAATGTGTTGGCCACGCTGAACGGCAGCGTGCTGGACAGCCCGTCCGAGAACCCCAGCTCCACAGCTGCCCCAGAGGCAGAGGCCCAGAGTGTCAACAACGTGCTGGTCCTGAGTGGCGGGGAGGGCTACATTGACTTCCGCATCGGTAAGACCTGAGGAGACGCCCAGCAGCCACCGAGGACAACTTCACGAAGCCTCGTTTGAAACAGAGATGATGCATTTATGCCATTTTCTAAGTACGCGCTGCTTTTTTCCGTTAAGTCTGACGTGTATTCACCATTCCCGTGCACCTGCAGGGGACGGAGAGGATGAGGAGACAGAGGAAGGTTCTGCAAGAGTGCCGCAGATTAAGCCAGGACTGTCCAAAGCAGAGAGAAGCCATATCATCGTGTGGCAGGTGTCTTATGTCCCAGAATGACAACTGTCCTCCTCTAATGGATACAACTGAATTTAAGACCCATATTATAAATCCCCTTTTTGCCCTCAACTATTCAAATATGTTATAAACTTAACCTTTCTCACCCATGACCTGGTTATACTGCTCACTGCTTACTAGTGGTCACATGACATGGGGCTGAGTTCAAAGAATATAACAATCAAGGTAACTATACATATGAAcatggcattctgggtaatgtgCAGGTGCGGCAGGAAGGGCAAGTTACATGGCTCTTTGGGAGTCAAATCCGGCACATTAGGCAGTTTAGGGTTTCGTTGGTGATACACAGCTTCAAACTAAGTGTAAAAAGCGACACTAATGAGCTGTAATATATAAAGTGTGAGATAAATGTGCAGGTGCATGTGGGGCTTGGTCTTTCATGAAGTGATCAGAGCCCTCAGGAGTAAACACAGAAATACTGGTACATAAATGGTGCTGTACATAGTCAGCATTTAGGCCAAAGGGTAAATTTGTAAATAAGATGACAGTATTCATGAGAGCACATGTGTAAACAATAACGCGGCTAGCAGACGCTTGTGGACGTTACATAAACAGCTGTGGATTCATTGCGAGAAAGCAGGAAGGATGtggggtattttttttttttagcttttatGAGACCAGACATTTCACTTTGGAAGAGGGATTACCCTTTACACATGTTCTCTACTGGACAGCCGTTGTACACTTTTTAGAGGACTGCGCTTAAGACTAAATTCGGGTCATCAAACCAAATTGCAATCAAGGCAGTTGTCCATCAACAGATTAACAGTGACACCTGCTATAACATTGTGGCCAGTATGAGATCCCTGTTGTAATTTAATTTCGTAAACCTTAAACAGATTGGGCAGCAGGGTCCCTTTGCTGTGGCTGTTAGTAAGCTGTGAGCTGATTGGTTGAAGTCCTCTCACCGTGTCCTCTGCAGTCCCCATGTAAGCACTAAAAAAAGCAGCAGGATTCAGAAGCCAGGCTCCTGTAAATTTACAGtaaagcctcccccccccccccccaccaatttaTGATCCTCCCTTCCCCCATGCTATGTACCTTTACACATAAACTACTGTCTGTAAGTATTAAAGATGTGCAAGGAACACaaagtaatgtgtgtgtgtgtgtgtgtggttgtgtgtgtgttcatgttcCCAACACACTCGTTTGAGCAGCATTTTATGCTTTGCTGCGACATTTGCAAGTAGGCACAAAAACCTAGACAAACTGCTTTGGTCAAAGTGTTTTATTCATGATGAGCTTCTTGGTCATGAGAATCAGATTTTCcatgcagtggcaaaacaaaatgtatatatttgatGGCATTGTGTTTAAAGGCCCTCACACTACATACGATAAATCATACTTTATGTCCATTTCATTCTTAACAGCTGACACTAGATTTaacaaaaaatgaaaccaatgccATATGAATATGGAGTGGAAAATAAGGGATTCTGTGACCCTGAGCATCCATTTAGAGTATCTGCCTGAATACAAACTTACCACAGATGACCATTGATTACAATAGCAAGGATATGCTTGGTAACAGGCACTGCGACCACGCAGCAGAAGAGCGGTGAACAGTCAGAAAGCCGTAGATATCAAAACGGGTCCTGCCAGTATGTAACGATAGACACAGGAGCCAGCAGCGTGTTTACCAGCAGCTAGCTGCTATGCTCTTCACTGGTATCTCCAGGGCTGGCTGCTGTTTTCCCAGCAGATCAGCTCGTCTGGGTTGAACCAGAGTGATATCTCCCTCTGTGCCATCTTCACAGAGTCGCTGCCATGGATCACGTtcctgcagaggacacattaaaGCCCTACTGTCAATTTCCACTCTTCCTCTTGCACGTCGGTCCCCAGTATCACATCCCAAAGCATAACCCTAATCGACCGCCGGCTCACCCTACAACTTCTTTGGTTCCTTGATAAGAAGGGTTCCAACCCATGGTCACTGTTGTTTAACTCCCAGTAAGGCTAATATGTAATGGAGAGCTGGTCAGACTTGCCAGTGACTGATAGCGCAGAATGGATGTAGCGCTGTCTCCTTATTGAAGGAAGGCTTCCATCATTACCATGTCATGCAGCACATACCTGCCCACCTCCACGCAGAAGTCCCCTCTGATGGTTCCTGGGAGGGAGTCAGCAGGGTCAGTCTCTCCCAGCATCCTGCGGGTCGTCTTCACTACGTCCAGGCCCTGCCACACCTGTCCACGCACAACGTTTGTCACACAATGAAATCAATGAATCAGAAAAGTGAtgctttattcatttttttctttcatgccTGAAGCAACTGGGCTTACGAGCCCAGCAGCACATCAGCCTGCCGCCACGGGAgtcgaaccggtgaccttccgagcCACACATATACCCTTCCACCTAAATATGACCTATTTCAAGATTCACATCCAGCTCAAGGCcaatgattttcattttaccctTTGCAAGTGGACTACACAAGTACAACGAAACTTACTAGCTGCcaccattacgacacaacaatCAACAAATTTAACACTGATTCCTttctaaaacaaaatattttaagacAGTTCTACAAACTGACCTAAAATACTCAGTTTTTAAGTATTCAAAGAGATACTTCTCAAACATTCTATTGCACAAGAAAcaagcttaatattaattaaaaatattttgtccTTCAAACCAAAGTATTCGAGTATTAAGTCGGTTGTTGACCAGACACGGACcaccagcagcaacaacaattgCTCGACAGACTTTGCAATACATGGCATAACAGGTTACATCCTGTCCCATAGACTTGGATACCTTATGAATATCATATgcgtacagtaccagtcaaaagtttggacatgtTAAGCCACCTACAAGGAAGAATGATAgagtgtcacatcacatgacctgaccACCTGACCCAAACACCATAGAAATTGTTTTATATTAAACTCTGGCATGAGTACTTTAATCACGCTATAATTTGACGTGTTTGATTTGAAATTTCAAGGAAAAAATGTGACTTTGTCCCAAACATTATGGAGGGCACTGTAAATAATCCTCTATATGCTGGCAGTGCAGTCACTTTATTTAATCCCAACTGTGCCGTAAATGTCAAACCTGTTCCCCGGAATGAGCACTGAGGCAGTGAATGAAAAAGCGTAATAAATCATACCGTCGTGAGTTTTCTAGTGTCACGGCTTATGACATGCTTTTGTATGATTTATTCATTATAATTAGATTTGTCTGCAGTCCATTTCATTTTCCATGTTCTGAATCTGTTTAaggacaattctaagggaatTTTGAGCACAGACTGAGCCTTGAAGTAAAGAAAAAATTACCTGAATTATATCATAAGTACTGAAATCGACcaacgtgaaaaaaaaaatcttcataataaaatattttgccatatcGGCCGGTCCTACTGGGATAGAggctgtttctgagtctggcgGAATGGGCCTGTTATCTTTTACTGTGATGGTAAAAGACTAAATCGTTTTTACATCCTTTTCAAACGAATGCCATTAAAAAGAGAATGCCTCACCATGGCAACCACAGGTCCAGAGCGCATGTACTCTATTAGTCCACTGAAGAAGGGTTTCTGCCTCAGGTCCCAGTAATGCTCCTTCAGAAGGGGCTCTGAGGGCTGTCAAAATAAAAGCTGCAACAAATCTGGAACAGCAGCAATATCCAAAAGGAAATAGCAATGAGGTGTTTGATTATAGACGATAGGTTTCTCTTCGTGAACTCACCTGCACTAACTTCATCCCAACCAAGTGGAAGCCCTTTTGCTCAAACCGCCGAATGATCTCACCCACCAAGCGTCTGTGTACGCCATCGGGTTTCACAGCGATGAAGGTTCGCTCATAGACGCCGGTCCAGGctgccacaaacacacacccttaCAACACGTGTAGTAGAGCATGCTTAACGGCTACATGCTGCACCCACCCATACAACAGACCATTTACGTTTTGCAAGTAAAATGGTGTTCAGTGTTACCTAATGCAAAAGCTTCCCGATCATTTTGTCACCTCGGCTTTAGGAAGCTGTTAGATCCAGCGGGCAAGAGTATTAACCTCTGGTGCTACGCCAGTATCCTACAAGTCATACCTCCAATAAGCCAAAGGAAAAGTGACGTTCTATTTTTGAACAGATGCAGTGCTGCATTTTGCAGTCCGGTTACTGTAAGAATGACGCGGGCCGCCGCTGTCATTCCATCCTACTGCGTCCTACGGTTTTACTTTCTCTGATAATGGAAACATTCTCTATGAACCCTAGAATTTATGTCACAATCGCAGTTTCCAGTAAATATAACTCCACACGGCTGTCAGCTCGGCTCACCGGCTCGGGCGGCCCGGCCGCGCTTTACAGACGGCTCCGCTTGTCCCCGCTGCTCGGACACAGACCGTTTGGTGCCCATCACAGGTTTACAGTAAACCAACAGGAACAGCTGCAGCTTAAAATAGCCCGGCAGTAATGCTCATTTTATAAAACGTCGGCGTGAATGATGGGCCTGCCTATCAGCCAGCAGCCAGGGCTGTTGGCAAAGCGGATTTCACTGAAGCGCAGATCTATGCCTCCCGCATGCATGTTCTGTCGGCGGTAACAGGACCCCTGGCTGCTTCGCTAGCGTCTTAACAAGCTGCAGGACTGTGGCACTAAACTTAAGCTAAAATGCAAGAGAAATATATTACACTTACCGGTCTGGAAAATGTTAGCAAATACGGTCAGAACGAAACATATCATGATGGCGTCAGACGGAGCGTGTCGCCAACGGCAACAGCGCAAGGGTGGAGAGTTTCTGCTCGCGCATGTGCCGCGCGCGCTGCGTGCCCCTGCGAGTCTGACGTACACATACGTACCAGCGGACTACGGCTACAAACGTCAGCAATGAAGTACACGGTAAAAAAATCTATATGAATACAAAACTGTAACATTTGAAACCCATTCCTACCTATAAGCAGAGGCTTAAAAAAAACCCGAAAGAAcctcccaacacatttgaacgAGGTACGTTTTAATCACAGACATAGGCGTGAAACACTCATACACTTGTTTACTACAAATCAGAAACACGTAGCCAATACTTATTAAACTGAAATGTTTAACACATTTTCTGACAAATGATTCTCTGAATCAAAAGTTATTTCCATTCCTGACGCAGTAGATTGCTGAGCACGTACAGTTTCACTGCTGGCCTGTTCTCTCCTCCAGTAGTAgccaatgcaaacacacagcTCTGTGCTCTGCCTCACACCGAGGTCCCCATgctctgctgctgctcctcctgcAGCCTCAGGAAAAAATCCTTCTTAAGTGGGACAGTTTTCTGCAAGTCAATAGCGGGCTCCTTGTCTAGCGGCTGATGCTCTTTGAGTCTTTCTGCCAGGATCATGGCACGAAGCAGGGGAGGATATGGCACAAAGCGTGGTGCTGAATCGGCTACAGGAACGAAGCGTGTGAACTCCGTCTCCTCGTGTTTTGGCACCAAGCGCCAGTCATGGTACATCACTTTGTCCACCTCCTTCACCTCCCTCTCCTCCTTCCCTAGAAAATCAAGGCAAGACAAAGAGAAACTTAATCTTCAGGCAAGTTGTAAGTAGCCTTTTGGAAAAATCTTACATTGTATATGAGAATAAATCAATCAGTTCAACCTACCTAAAGTAAATATGAATACTTACTAATACTCATTAATAAACAAATTAAGAACTACTGAAAAGCAGCATCAAAATGATTCAGATCATTATGGTATATCATAAAAATAACAGGTTCTATGGATGCAATAAATGCATAATCTACATAAATCCAGGCGTCAAATATCTTGTAAACCATGGGAACACTGCAGTGACCATGTATGCATCCTACTGCAACCCCAAGTGGGACAATTATAGCAGTTGATTGGTGGATGATTAAATCCTATTGGACATAAACAAAAGACTAAAAAATACTTTGTATTAAAGTCCGATTAGTCTCACCTTTGAAGGTCAGGATACCCCAGGCTTTCCCATGGTCCATATTCTTAATGAGGAGTGTGAAACAAAGATATTTTTACACAAACAAATACAGCCTTCAATTCTGATGAGTGAAGAGAGGAAAAACAGCTTCACACATACGTACCTGGGCAGTGTAGTCCGCCTTCACCTTGGTGATCCTCCAATAGCAAGGCTCATCGTGCTCCAACAGCCAGGACTTGCGGGTGAAGAGACGGCCAACCCCAAAGAGTCGCAAGCCGCTCAGCAAGGAGAAGAGGCGACTCTCGCGCTTCACGTCCTGCCAGGCCAGGACGGGCAGCTTCCTGCCCGAGTATGGCCGTGTCATGGTGTCGTAGTCCAGGGCATACTTCTGTGAGTCGCGGGGTCGCTCTTTCAGAGCACGGTACTCTCGGACTTTGCGAGCCAGCTCTGCAATGGGGCGTACAGTCTTCTTCCTGACCATCCTCAGATACCTGCAGGGTCTTAAGAAAACGAAAGATTTAGGAAGCAAGTAAAGACGTTGCAGCGTTTGTAGAGCGACAGTGACGTAAAAACAGAAGAGATGATTATTTATTGTTCGCATGGTGTACGTCGTCATTTACTAGTGCTAAATTCTGAGAGCACATCTGTGAAAATCGCTGTGTTATGTTAACAGCGTCAGACATTAGTGGAATTAGCATTAGCTTGTGTAAATTTGCACAACAAATACATTCCgttcagctgttctatagtaCTTTTTTGGGTGGAATTTTTCATGTTCCGAGTTATCAGGAATGCATTAATACAGTGTGATGTGCaatactaataatgaataatacatGGAATCTGCCCTTTTACATAATCCGTGTATATCAACACAGACACTGGTGTCTCTGTGCATTTctaccaatcagatggtggtgatgcaACCAGCTCGGTTTGGTCATGCTAGTAAGCAGGGCCAAGTCAGTAGAGGTACGGGTCGGCTCACATACTTTGCAATGGAAAACTGTCAGTTCACAGTATGGGTCAGGTACGGCTTGATTTgtagtggcagtggaaaagaggTACAAGTCTCTACAGGCTGGAGTACTGGGTGTGTCGAAAGGTGATGTGTGCAGTAGAGCAGGCGTGCTGAAAGGTTATTTCTGTTGGCCAAAAATGTGTTCAATAAAAGTCACTTCATGAAGGGACAAGATATTTACCAGACATATAGGTTAGGTAATTACTATGATTAAGTTCCACCTGCTTCGCCACACTCCTTCTGTCCACATGCCCACCTTTAGACACACCCACTAACCTTTTGACACACCCACTACTGTGTCCTGCAAAGATTCACATCTCAATCAGTTTGGTTTTGCTGTCCAATGGAAACATGGTTGGTGCTCTACATTACAATACTGTCTGCATCTATTTTAGGTACTACAGTTCAGTTAGAATAATTgacattttagaaaaaaaaacttatgtTCAAACTGTTGACAAAACCACTGTTTAGCCAGTGCTGGGACTATGACCAAGCTATCAGATTGGCATCTCATTTCACATCCTTCCTGTTGGATTCATTTTCCTATTGATGTTACAAAGAGTCTTCATTAAGTTTAATTAAAAACGAGAATATTGTTCAAGATTTATAACCTCTACATATATACAAGTGGTAGATAAAATGTAAACATCTAATACCTCAACATCAAGGACTTGATAAGGTCATCCTGCTGCTGACTGTAAGACTTATTTTATAGCTGAGAAAAAGGTCTGTTTCAtaaaatgtttatattattttaacTACTTCTTGTACATGTACTGTACAAATCAGAGAACTGGCATCTTCACAGAAAAACAACGTAGGATTCGAGTCTGTTTCATGTATGTGAACCGTAGCTGTCATACATAATCCACAGAGAGACCGATTCTAGCAGCACCTAATAAATCGTGCATACGTAAGGACATGAGTACTAGTGTGCAGTTTTCCAGAGAAAGTAACGCATTATGAATAGTAAGTTAAAATAAGCAAATAACTCATTCGGGGATAGGCAACAATCATGTCAAAGAATATACACTGtacatgtgtggagaatgtgaaTCGTGAGAAAACCTCTAAGACTTGAAAATCGATACTAACCAATTTTCCATGTTCCTTACGGAAAGGACAGAAACAATAAGCCATTACAAAATTATCGCATTTGGTCATTATAGGTAatacaataaatacaaataacaaATATCAGACTAACCTGCTTTAACGTGACCTCCAGTGAGACGCTACTTCCGGTAACACTGCGGATTCCCAAACTCCTTCCGTGTAGAAACGTGACCCTGTCTTTGAGTTCCGGTAGTTTCTAACAATAAACCTGAAACCTGTCTGTCGTTTATTCATACCTGCTTATCCTATGTACGGTAGCAGGTAACATATCCGTAAGCTGAGTTTACAAACATACAAGCACTGTTTGTCAGTTTGACTCGGTTTGCATTAATAAAGCACACTTTTCAAAATACACAATTTTCAACATGAATCACAAAACTGATAATACTCCCTTCTCACTCATCCACTTTAATTGTTCAGccggctggagtgagattttcatttcGAGACTACACGTgcatttaagaacataagaatatgtatgtaacagttttattatctTCATAATAGTCCGTAGGGTTTCCAAAGTACCCCAAAGCTTTTTATGTAGCTAATTTCAGGTTTATAAAGGAATAAtgcagatttgctgtaagatttattGCATGAGCGTGAGTGTGATAACGTGTCAtaccagatgtgtgagagtttgCAATCGTGAAATGCCCACAGCAGAACTGTTCACTTACATATAGGAGCTTGACCAATAAGCTGGCCACAAAAAAGCATGAGAGGGGCTGAGCCACTTCACAGTTGCTTCATCCAGATATTTATTTAATCCATGAATGAGAACAGGTGAATAACGTATTCTCTACACCCGTGGTTCTCAAACCACTGGTGCTACATGAGCTCCTTCTAGCGGTAGTGCAAATATCTCTCTTTATGACGTTGGTGATGGAAAATGTGAACCGTAAGAAAACCTCTAAGAGTTGAAAGTTGATACTAAGCCTTTTCCAAGCTAGTTTCTCGAAGAAagaaagcacagaaaaaaaCTCTAAAAAAATCCATAGCTCTATTCCTGTTACTGTAGGCTTTTTTTGTTCTTCCTTTTAATCTTGAAGCAGGATACTGTAGAAGACCATTATGAATTCATTCCTATATAAATTCATGGATAAGGCTGGATTTACACTTGCAATAATAATCCAAAGGGTAAGAAATATCATTGGTCACTATGCCTTTGTGGGGGCAAATCTTGTGTGCAGCTCCTTAGCCAGGATGGCACTCTCAAGTTCAAGCACCCACAGTTCAGAGCCAATGACGCAATGCCATACGGCTGACAGCACCCCTACATTGATATATGCTTGACACTGATCATTTCTGGCATAAACTCCTAGATATGCAGGAATGCAACCAGAATGCATCTGTACTCCTGACATACTCTTATAGGATCAGTGTAGAGTATGTTGAGTCACATGCTTTGCTTTCTTGACATCCTGTTTTTGGTCCATGCTTCTGATCCGTGGAGCTATGCAGTAGTTTTTGCATTCCTTTATATTGTGGGTGCATGTAACAAAAGTCATTAAAACTATTCACTCAGGAATAACTGCTGgctgtttacaaaaaaaaaaaatcacagaacacTAAAGAATGAAATTAATTGTCAATCAATGATCAGTCTTAAAGGGTCTCGTATGAGCTCTGCTACACAGATTTATGGGTCTTTTCCAGCATCAATACTGTAAGAAATAGAAAATATGGATATACATGTGGGGACATCAAGGTTTAAACAGAAGCTAGAAACCCAGTTGATACCTATAAATATGCAAACCAGACCAAAGCCAATGTCTGTCAGAACTACAAAAAGACAGCatgattaaacattttgaatattttggTACGGACCACTAATACCATATTTCAGATGAGTCATCAATGGCCCTTCCTGGTGGAAGATGAAATACCTGATTGAGTTTATCTGTCGTGCAGTgagcatatacacacacacatggagatCTGTGAATTGGAACAAAGTGGAACTTTATATAACATGTGTTTCGACAATACATTTGGAAGTACCACCATAACTGTGTGAATAAGTACAGTAAATTT
This window encodes:
- the mrps34 gene encoding 28S ribosomal protein S34, mitochondrial, encoding MVRKKTVRPIAELARKVREYRALKERPRDSQKYALDYDTMTRPYSGRKLPVLAWQDVKRESRLFSLLSGLRLFGVGRLFTRKSWLLEHDEPCYWRITKVKADYTAQNMDHGKAWGILTFKGKEEREVKEVDKVMYHDWRLVPKHEETEFTRFVPVADSAPRFVPYPPLLRAMILAERLKEHQPLDKEPAIDLQKTVPLKKDFFLRLQEEQQQSMGTSV
- the LOC125718125 gene encoding nucleoside diphosphate kinase A-like isoform X1 produces the protein MGTKRSVSEQRGQAEPSVKRGRAARAAWTGVYERTFIAVKPDGVHRRLVGEIIRRFEQKGFHLVGMKLVQPSEPLLKEHYWDLRQKPFFSGLIEYMRSGPVVAMVWQGLDVVKTTRRMLGETDPADSLPGTIRGDFCVEVGRNVIHGSDSVKMAQREISLWFNPDELICWENSSQPWRYQ
- the LOC125718125 gene encoding nucleoside diphosphate kinase 3-like isoform X2 — protein: MICFVLTVFANIFQTAWTGVYERTFIAVKPDGVHRRLVGEIIRRFEQKGFHLVGMKLVQPSEPLLKEHYWDLRQKPFFSGLIEYMRSGPVVAMVWQGLDVVKTTRRMLGETDPADSLPGTIRGDFCVEVGRNVIHGSDSVKMAQREISLWFNPDELICWENSSQPWRYQ